Proteins encoded together in one Neisseria lactamica window:
- a CDS encoding DDE-type integrase/transposase/recombinase has protein sequence MGEISEHLLKRRFTAKKPNEKWLTDVTELKGKDGKLYLSPILDLFNREIVAYAMSRRADSEMVKEMLEKAAPRLTDKGTMLHSDQGVLYRTAGYRELLGPTFHGSKHVAKGELLGQCTDGEFLCGVEDGVFL, from the coding sequence ATGGGCGAAATATCGGAACACCTCCTCAAACGTCGGTTCACAGCCAAAAAGCCCAACGAAAAATGGCTGACAGACGTGACCGAACTCAAAGGAAAGGACGGCAAACTGTACCTCTCGCCGATCTTGGACTTGTTCAACCGCGAGATCGTCGCCTACGCCATGAGCCGCAGAGCCGACAGTGAAATGGTGAAGGAAATGCTCGAAAAAGCCGCACCCCGGCTGACTGATAAAGGAACAATGCTTCATTCTGACCAAGGCGTGCTGTACCGTACGGCGGGGTATAGGGAATTGCTTGGCCCAACATTCCATGGTTCAAAGCATGTCGCGAAAGGCGAATTGTTGGGACAATGCACCGATGGAGAGTTTCTTTGCGGTGTTGAAGACGGAGTGTTTCTATAA
- a CDS encoding helix-turn-helix domain-containing protein, with protein sequence MSKYTLHFKYQAVLYYLHIRSQQRTADHYGISRTHLRRWIRAYQEGGVGALEHPQSKTMTDHRKNPFIADKPDHEKTQAELIEELCYMRAKVAYLKELKALSKKRTEKNKAKPSKH encoded by the coding sequence ATGAGCAAATATACATTACACTTCAAATACCAAGCCGTACTCTACTACCTGCATATACGCAGCCAACAGCGTACCGCAGACCACTACGGCATCTCCCGAACCCACCTGCGACGATGGATACGCGCCTATCAAGAAGGCGGCGTCGGCGCACTCGAACATCCCCAATCCAAAACCATGACCGACCACCGCAAAAACCCCTTCATCGCCGACAAACCCGACCACGAAAAAACACAGGCGGAGCTTATCGAAGAGTTGTGCTATATGCGCGCAAAGGTTGCCTACCTAAAGGAGTTAAAAGCCCTCAGCAAAAAGCGGACCGAAAAGAACAAAGCCAAACCGTCCAAACACTGA